DNA sequence from the Maridesulfovibrio frigidus DSM 17176 genome:
CTTGCGAAAGGTAATGACGGGCTTACTCTGGTCATGGTTGCCATTAACTCTCTCGCAATGCTTGTTCTTTACGGCGTGCTAGGTGGATTTTTGCTGGGAGTAGGGCAATTACCTGTTCCATGGCAGGCTTTGCTTTTGTCTGTTTCAATTTATGTAGCGCTGCCTTTATTTGCTGGATATTTTTCACGCAAATGGATTTTAAAAGTAAAAGGTGAAGCGTGGTTCAATGATAAATTCCTGCATGTTTTAACGCCTATTACTATCAGCGCGCTGCTATTGACTCTGGTTTTGCTTTTCAGTTTTAAGGGAGAAGTTATTTTAGCAAATCCAATGACTATTGTATGGATTTCCATCCCCCTATTTTTGCAGACTGTGTTGATATTCGCATTCGGCTACGGCGCGGCAAAACTCATGAAACTCAATTATGAAGATGCTGCTCCTGCTGCGATGATCGGAGCCTCAAATCATTTTGAGGTGGCAATTGCTACAGCGGTCATGATTTTTGGACTTTCATCGGGAGCTGCTCTTGCAACTGTTGTGGGTGTTTTGATTGAGGTTCCGGTAATGTTGATGCTTGTCGGTTTTTGTAAGAAAACAACTGACTGGTTTCCGAATTCATGATTAGTTTTTTATGGAGAGTCGGAGTCTTACCGTCTCTCCATTTATATTGTTTTGTGAAAGTTTATATTTAATTTTTAATTGTTCTATTACAGGTGTTTATGTTCTGTGTTGGTTGTTTTTAATATTATACTATTTAGATTTTCTTTATATGAACTTATCGTTTTTTACATATCCTTCTACCTTTTGCTAAATCTATTTTAATAACTCTCCTTTATTAGCTTTGCCCTTGGCAAATTTGCGGCTATTATGAAGTTAAATTTTTGATAATTAAACACCTTTTCTTCAAGGAATAGCAGTAAATGGAATCCCTAAAAGAATTATATCGCATAGGAGTAGGCCCTTCATCCAGTCACACAATGGGACCCCGGATGGCGGCAGAAATCTTTCAAAAAAAGAACTCTGTTGCGGCTGGTTACCGAGTGACTTTGTTTGAGAGTCTCGCTGCTACGGGGAAGGGTCATTTAACTGATTGGGCGGTTCTTAGTGTACTTGGAAAAGACAAGACCGAAATTGTCTGGAAATCTGAGGAGAAAATGCCTGAACATCCTAATGGTATGCTGTTTGAGGCCTTGGATGCGAGTCGTGAGATTGTAGATTCATGGAAAATATACAGCGTTGGAGGCGGGGCTATTCGAGAAGAAGGTACCAAGTGTTCCGATATTAAAGCTGTTTATGAACTTAATGATATTGCTTCGATTATGGCACATTGCGAAGATAAGGGCATTACATACTGGGAATATGTCGAAGAGTGCGAAGGTCCTGAGATTTGGGGTTTTTTACTCGAAATATGGGCCGTAATGGAAGAATCTTTAGAACGCGGACTTGATGCCGAAGGAGTTCTTCCCGGTTCAATTGGACTTAGAAGACAGGCTAAATCTTATTATCGTAAAACAAGGCTCGCCAGCGCCGATATGCAGTTAACCGGACTTACGACTGCTTACGCTTTGGCTGTATCTGAAGAAAATGCTGCAGGCGGTGTTATTGTTACAGCCCCCACTTGCGGTTCATGTGGCATTGTTCCAGCGACTCTAAAATACCTTAAAGATGTTTACGATTTGAAAGATAATGATATTATTCGCGCTCTTGCCACAGCTGGATTGTTCGGGAATGTTATTAAGATGAATGCCTCTATTTCCGGTGCGGAAGTTGGTTGTCAGGGCGAAGTTGGATCTGCTTGTGCTATGGCTTCAGCCGCTGCAAACCAACTTATGGGCGGAACATTACGGCAGATAGAATATGCAGCTGAAATGGGCCTTGAGCATCATCTTGGACTTACTTGTGACCCTGTTGATGGACTGGTGCAGATTCCGTGTATTGAACGCAATGCCTGCGCTGCAACGAGGGCTTTAGCCCGTGCTCAAATGTCCATTTTGTCAGATGGTTCACATCGGATTCCATTTGATGAAGTCGTTACTGTTATGAAAGAAACAGGCCATGACCTGCCAAGCTTGTATCGTGAAACTTCAGGCGGTGGACTTGCGAAAGCTTATAATGCCCGCAGTAAGCGCTAGGATCACAATATTTCGTAGATAAGGATAGTTATGACATTTTACCTTAAAGCGACGCTCATTTATTTTCTCTGCTACTTTTATGTTCGGCTGTGGATATGCCGCATGCTTGAGCGTAAACCCAAAACAAAGCGCGGAATATTGATTGCTACTGATCTTATGACGGTAGCGCTTCCCCTGACCCTCTTTTTTAGGGGTGACATACCATACTCTCTCAAACTTTTCATGCAGGGTGCAGGTTACACATGGGCGGCAATAATCGCATGTATGGTCCCTCTTGGACTGTGCTTTGAGCCGGTTCGTCTCGCTGTAAAGGCCATGTTTCCAGCATACATTGTTCCAAAGGCTAAAATATTTGCAGGGCTGTGTCTTGTTTCCGCAGTGATGGCCATTGGCGGATATATCAACGCTACGACCCCTGTTATACGCGAAATTGAATTTGATCTTCGAACTGGCAACAGTACCGGAACTGAAATTGACATTGCCGCAATTACCGATCTGCATGCCGGAAAGCTGATGAGCCGAGAACGTGTTGCTGGGATTGTAACTTCCATAAATCAAATGACACCAGACCTGATTCTTTTAGGTGGTGATATTATCGATGACTATGATTGTGTGAAAAGTGGTGCTGTTTCAGAACTTAAACGATTACATGCGCCGCTCGGGAAATATGCAGTTCTTGGAAATCACGAATACTATCTAGGTGGAGATTGGTCTGAAAAGCTGCTTGAAAAGCAAGGTATAAACGTTCTAGTTGATGAAGCTGTTTCAATTGATGATAAGTTACTTCTCGTTGGGCGTAATGATTTTGCAGCATTAGTTCGCGGGGGAAGTCGCAAGCCACTTAATCTTGTGATTCCAAAAAACAACAATTTGCCCATAATCATACTTGATCATAAACCTGCCGAGCTGGAAGAAGCTGAAAATGCAGGGGCAGCATTACAAATTTCAGGACATACTCATAATGGCCAGCTTTTTCCTGTTAATTTCATAATTGATGAAATTTATGATAAGGGTTGGGGAGCCTTCCAAAAAGGAATGACACAGTATTACATTAGTTGCGGAGTAGGGTTTTGGGGGCCGCCGATTCGAACAAACAGCAGGCCGGAGATTTTACTTATTAGGATTAAGATTTAATTTTCTTCGTAACAATATTTTATCATAAACTTTTGAGTATTTACTAACTACCCTGTATTGTTCTTAAAATAACTTGGTAAATCGTGTTTTTGCTTTAAAAAATAGTAACTTTAATATATAATATGTTAACATTTGTTGGTTCAACTTTGCGTATTAAAATGGTAAGAATGTTTTTCTTAAGTTATTATCCTTAATCTTAAGTTTATTTACTACGTATTTATCTGTTTTTTTGTAGACTGGCTGTGGTTTTTTTATATTATACGGACCATTAGATTTATGATTATTTGATTTTTGGAGATTGCATGCGTATTGAAGTTGATCCTTCTGGTTCAGTTGAAACTTTTCATAAGCTTCTTGAAATTATGGACAATGACTCCGAGGTAAAAGGAGTTATTGTTTTTGCATGTGATGCGAATGGATTCACTCCTACACTGCTTGATCCTATTCTGACTCAATTTTCCTTGCCTTTGGTAGGGGGGACTTATCCTGTAATTTTACACGACCGCGATCAATTTAAGACTGGTACTATTGTTGTTGGTCTCCCATATTCATTTAAACCTCATATTTTACGCGGGTTGAGTGATTTTGATATGGATTATGTAAATCCTCTGATCAGCTCCTTTGAGTCTGATGAAATTCCATCGACCTTACTCCTTTTTGTAGATGGCTTGTCAAAACGAGTCGCCTCGTTTGTGCATTCTTTGTTTGAAGTTCTGGGATTAGGACTAACTTATGTTGGTGGAGGAGCTGGTTCTTTAGACTTTCAGCAAAAACCTTGTGTGTTGTGTAATGATGGGTTGCTTGAAGATGCAGCTGTCATGGCAGGAATAAATGTGCCTAGCTCAATTGGGGTTAAGCATGGCTGGACTCCAATTTGTGGCCCTTTCAAGGTTACGGAATCCGATCATAATGTATTAAAATCACTAGATTGGAAGCCTGCTTTGGAAGTTTATAGAGAGGCCATTTGTGACCATTCAACCGAAATAATTTCTGATACAAATTTTAATACTTTTTTT
Encoded proteins:
- a CDS encoding L-serine ammonia-lyase → MESLKELYRIGVGPSSSHTMGPRMAAEIFQKKNSVAAGYRVTLFESLAATGKGHLTDWAVLSVLGKDKTEIVWKSEEKMPEHPNGMLFEALDASREIVDSWKIYSVGGGAIREEGTKCSDIKAVYELNDIASIMAHCEDKGITYWEYVEECEGPEIWGFLLEIWAVMEESLERGLDAEGVLPGSIGLRRQAKSYYRKTRLASADMQLTGLTTAYALAVSEENAAGGVIVTAPTCGSCGIVPATLKYLKDVYDLKDNDIIRALATAGLFGNVIKMNASISGAEVGCQGEVGSACAMASAAANQLMGGTLRQIEYAAEMGLEHHLGLTCDPVDGLVQIPCIERNACAATRALARAQMSILSDGSHRIPFDEVVTVMKETGHDLPSLYRETSGGGLAKAYNARSKR
- a CDS encoding FIST signal transduction protein: MRIEVDPSGSVETFHKLLEIMDNDSEVKGVIVFACDANGFTPTLLDPILTQFSLPLVGGTYPVILHDRDQFKTGTIVVGLPYSFKPHILRGLSDFDMDYVNPLISSFESDEIPSTLLLFVDGLSKRVASFVHSLFEVLGLGLTYVGGGAGSLDFQQKPCVLCNDGLLEDAAVMAGINVPSSIGVKHGWTPICGPFKVTESDHNVLKSLDWKPALEVYREAICDHSTEIISDTNFNTFFKAYPFGMASLFAEPIVRDPAFVDEEGNLVCVGEIPEGSFVEILHGAPDTIIEAARQANEKSKEQSSKEPSLSILIDCVSRYLFLEEQYQQELDIVQNDKVPLVGALSLGEIANNGEEYLEFHNKTVVVALLENV
- the arsB gene encoding ACR3 family arsenite efflux transporter, with the protein product MSNEISSANDRKMTSLFERYLTVWVGLCIVGGVFLGKVAPDLAKTLDGMSINVNGAPVVSIPIAICLFFMMYPIMVKIDFASVVKAGKSGKPVFLTLFINWCIKPFTMYTIALFFLGYCFKSMIGVDAMDLVKMPFGLDLPVGSVHGSGLVVLADGIKMLQIPLWRSYFGGCILLGIAPCTAMVLVWGYLAKGNDGLTLVMVAINSLAMLVLYGVLGGFLLGVGQLPVPWQALLLSVSIYVALPLFAGYFSRKWILKVKGEAWFNDKFLHVLTPITISALLLTLVLLFSFKGEVILANPMTIVWISIPLFLQTVLIFAFGYGAAKLMKLNYEDAAPAAMIGASNHFEVAIATAVMIFGLSSGAALATVVGVLIEVPVMLMLVGFCKKTTDWFPNS
- a CDS encoding metallophosphoesterase, which gives rise to MLERKPKTKRGILIATDLMTVALPLTLFFRGDIPYSLKLFMQGAGYTWAAIIACMVPLGLCFEPVRLAVKAMFPAYIVPKAKIFAGLCLVSAVMAIGGYINATTPVIREIEFDLRTGNSTGTEIDIAAITDLHAGKLMSRERVAGIVTSINQMTPDLILLGGDIIDDYDCVKSGAVSELKRLHAPLGKYAVLGNHEYYLGGDWSEKLLEKQGINVLVDEAVSIDDKLLLVGRNDFAALVRGGSRKPLNLVIPKNNNLPIIILDHKPAELEEAENAGAALQISGHTHNGQLFPVNFIIDEIYDKGWGAFQKGMTQYYISCGVGFWGPPIRTNSRPEILLIRIKI